One Podospora pseudopauciseta strain CBS 411.78 chromosome 5 map unlocalized CBS411.78m_5, whole genome shotgun sequence DNA window includes the following coding sequences:
- a CDS encoding uncharacterized protein (COG:L; EggNog:ENOG50KOG4313), with protein sequence MALLKTRAKLAENAPYTNLDLINMVDTWPYPSSPSYNTHLAKYYTFFVDAYAEPFGYIHDNFVSDLPWPTEYWLVDHDAKTITLKVAQGSTDGFGARTKAMRETLWLGHLHVAAENRKAGVIGRRSLYRWCNESFPLLYPPTGEPVLELDGCGVDMLGIINESVFLVAYTYCSPTTPKITSSSTTSLSTLERATSSTSIASLASGAGTSTATTPLSDVDISKLVFNSTVSLTHTANCAITRPDDEASEEKELRVYLSRRAKWKSAWPSLLDCTAAGGLSSSDLSPLEGMIREAHEEVRLPSPFLRSHAKPIGENRLMLTETEIGEEGCQMQLQHCFEVELPEGVVPRPGEGDGEVAGWELVTVPEMKERMRMGEVKPASGLVLMRWMLGRGLLTDEEGKGVGERLGREWVVE encoded by the exons ATGGCCTTGCTTAAAACCCGCGCCAAGTTGGCAGAGAATGCCCCCTACACGAACCTAGACCTTATTAACATGGTTGATAC TTGGCCATACCCTTCGTCACCCTCGTACAACACCCACCTCGCAAAATACTACACTTTCTTCGTTGACGCATACGCAGAGCCCTTCGGCTACATCCACGACAACTTTGTTTCTGACCTCCCTTGGCCGACCGAATACTGGCTCGTCGACCACGATGCCAAGACTATCACTCTCAAGGTCGCACAAGGGTCCACTGATGGGTTCGGGGCCCGCACCAAAGCAATGAGAGAAACCCTCTGGCTTGGACACCTCCATGTTGCGGCCGAGAACAGAAAGGCTGGAGTCATAGGCCGACGCTCCCTGTATCGGTGGTGCAACGAGTCGTTCCCACTGCTCTATCCACCAACCGGAGAGCCAGTCTTGGAACTTGATGGGTGCGGGGTGGATATGCTAGGGATTATCAACGAAAGTGTTTTTCTTGTCGCCTACACTTACTGCTCCCCCACCACGCCGAAGATTACTTCGTCGTCTACGACGTCATTGTCCACCCTTGAGAGAGCTACATCTTCGACCTCGATCGCGTCGCTGGCTAGCGGGGCGGGGACGTCTACCGCTACCACGCCCCTGTCGGATGTTGACATTTCGAAGCTTGTCTTCAACAGCACTGTTTCCTTGACTCACACTGCTAATTGCGCCATCACCCGCCCTGATGATGAAGCCTCTGAGGAAAAAGAGCTCCGAGTGTACCTCTCCCGCCGCGCAAAGTGGAAATCGGCCTGGCCCTCGCTCTTGGACTGCACCGCCGCTGGTggcctctcttcttctgacCTCTCTCCCCTGGAGGGAATGATTAGAGAGGCCCACGAGGAGGTCCGGCTCCCCTCTCCGTTTCTTCGCTCCCATGCCAAACCCATTGGTGAGAACAGATTGATGCTTACGGAGACAGAAAtcggagaggagggttgtcAAATGCAGCTGCAGCATTGTTTCGAGGTTGAGTTGCCTGAGGGGGTTGTGCCAAGGccaggggagggagatggggaggtggcgggCTGGGAGTTGGTTACTGTGccggagatgaaggagaggatgaggatgggggaggtgaagccAGCGagtgggttggtgttgatgaggtggatGTTGGGACGGGGGTTGCTGACtgacgaggagggaaagggtgtgggggagaggttggggcgGGAATGGGTGGTTGAGTGA
- a CDS encoding uncharacterized protein (EggNog:ENOG503P1J6; CAZy:PL3; COG:G), whose product MHPLTLLLASMAGLATAQTNTALRSTFPIPSATTHLSAARTIPAGQTLDGGMKQWDRSPSTCSGQSEGGEKDAVFILQEGATLSNVIIGPNNGEGVHCKGTCTLNNVWWTDVCEDAATFRQTSGTSYVNGGGARGASDKVFQHNGGGLVAVKNFYAANIGKLYRSCGNCGTQYARHSTFDNIKVEGSSQVVAGVNANFGDTTSVRNSCLLKGAACWIYQGNNSGKEPTKIGSGPSGTACATAAIKTSGC is encoded by the coding sequence atgcaccccctcaccctcctcctcgcctccatgGCCGGCCTAGCCACCGCCCAAACCAACACCGCCCTCCGCAGcaccttccccatcccctcagCAACAACTCACCTCTCCGCAGCCCGCACCATCCCCGCCGGCCAAACCCTCGACGGCGGTATGAAACAATGGGACCGCTCCCCCTCGACCTGCTCCGGCCAGTCCGAAGGCGGCGAAAAAGACGCCGTCTTCATCCTCCAAGAGGGCgcaaccctctccaacgTCATCATCGGTCCCAACAACGGCGAGGGCGTTCACTGCAAAGGAACCTGCACCCTCAACAACGTCTGGTGGACCGACGTCTGCGAGGACGCCGCCACCTTCCGCCAAACCTCCGGAACCTCCTACGtcaacggcggcggtgccCGCGGTGCCAGCGACAAAGTCTTCCAGCACAACGGCGGGGGTTTGGTCGCCGTCAAGAACTTCTATGCCGCCAACATCGGCAAGTTGTATCGCTCTTGCGGGAATTGCGGGACGCAGTACGCGAGGCATTCGACGTTTGACAATATCAAGGTCGAGGGGTCGTCGcaggtggtggcgggggtgaATGCTAATTTTGGGGATACCACCAGTGTGAGGAATAGCTGTTTGCTCAAGGGGGCTGCGTGCTGGATTTATCAGGGGAATAACAGTGGCAAGGAGCCGACCAAAATTGGGAGTGGTCCTTCTGGTACGGCCTGTGCTACCGCTGCTATCAAGACTTCGGGGTGCTAG
- a CDS encoding uncharacterized protein (COG:S; EggNog:ENOG503P591), giving the protein MEGDEKVSYRLFDPFFTPCYRMFGAQWRRAMAMLANQPLSKRFRHAKFNSSAPLFGSTSTRWSTHKADDTTVKFPSLHADIEKAFGTESIIPKPWFNDHSEDDDKVTQEYFTHVMGRFKCQNQNCSKSGWSSKKVGILIRQFSGNGYYALVFKQRCRVCDKLGVLRLDEDSYVERVVYRLKKWAGIHVEKPVFGVKRGEPHEREFCEACLAGYDCQKASLEE; this is encoded by the coding sequence ATGGAAGGTGACGAAAAGGTCTCCTATCGACTCTTCGATCCCTTTTTCACCCCATGCTACAGGATGTTTGGTGCGCAATGGAggagggccatggcgatgCTTGCCAACCAGCCACTGTCCAAACGGTTCCGTCACGCCAAATTTAACTCCAGCGCCCCACTATTTGGATCGACATCGACAAGATGGTCAACTCACAAGGCGGATGATACAACAGTCAAATTCCCATCTCTCCACGCAGATATCGAGAAGGCCTTCGGCACCGAATCGATCATTCCCAAGCCGTGGTTCAATGATCACAGCGAAGACGACGACAAAGTCACGCAAGAATACTTTACACACGTCATGGGTCGCTTCAAATGCCAGAATCAGAATTGCTCCAAGTCCGGCTGGAGCAGTAAGAAGGTCGGGATCCTAATCCGGCAGTTCTCCGGGAACGGCTATTACGCCTTGGTGTTCAAACAGCGCTGCAGGGTGTGCGATAAACTGGGGGTCTTGCGGCTTGACGAGGATTCGTACGTGGAACGGGTGGTGTACCGGCTGAAGAAATGGGCTGGTATTCATGTGGAGAAACCTGTATTCGGTGTGAAGCGCGGTGAGCCACATGAACGTGAATTTTGTGAGGCCTGCCTGGCGGGGTACGACTGTCAGAAGGCTTCTCTAGAAGAGTGA